In the Clupea harengus chromosome 16, Ch_v2.0.2, whole genome shotgun sequence genome, one interval contains:
- the LOC116224085 gene encoding SLAM family member 5-like: MKQQVWILFFLAVPLCSSVPVYNAEVNGDVTLSPVGISSVRSVVWKFGNNKVAEFDPSFSKEVKIFGNYQGRTTLDKETGKITISKLSLKDNGTFSVEVDSVLTSGWYRLEVFEAVKTVEITRDDTDKKLCKLLCKAENALNLEWSASHSENFNSTGSHLTVRKSDLSHSYTCNASNPVSRMTTTVKAKDICQDPIDWGPIVGGILGVLAVIGAGAAGGVLLYQSRADAQNDESKKDC, from the exons ATGAAGCAGCAGGTCTGGATCCTTTTCTTTCTAGCAGTCCCACTCTGCTCAT CTGTCCCAGTCTATAATGCAGAAGTCAATGGAGACGTTACCCTTTCCCCTGTTGGAATCAGTAGTGTCAGAAGCGTGGTGTGGAAATTTGGGAATAATAAGGTTGCTGAATTTGATCCAAGCTTCAGCAAAGAGGTAAAGATATTCGGTAATTACCAGGGACGAACAACCTTGGACAAGGAAACTGGCAAGATTACAATATCAAAGTTGAGTCTCAAGGATAATGGGACGTTCTCAGTTGAGGTCGACAGTGTGTTGACGTCGGGTTGGTACCGTCTCGAAGTTTTCG AGGCAGTGAAGACTGTAGAGATAACGagggatgacactgataagAAGCTGTGTAAACTGCTCTGCAAAGCTGAAAATGCCTTGAACCTTGAATGGTCTGCAAGTCACAGTGAAAACTTCAACTCGACAGGATCCCACCTGACTGTCAGAAAGAGTGACCTGTCCCACTCTTACACTTGTAATGCAAGTAACCCAGTGAGTAGGATGACTACTACAGTAAAGGCAAAAGACATTTGTCAAG ATCCCATCGATTGGGGCCCAATTGTTGGGGGGATACTTGGAGTTCTTGCCGTAATCGgagcaggagctgcaggaggagtGCTCCTATATCAAAGCA GGGCGGACGCTCAAAATGATGAATCGAAAAAGGATTGCTGA